A region of the Leptolyngbya sp. CCY15150 genome:
GAGCTGAAAAGCTCCTTCAAGCCTGAGTTCCTCAACCGTTTGGACGAAATTATCGTCTTCCGTCAGCTCACCAAGGATGAGGTGAAGGACATTGCGACGATTCTTCTCAAGGAAGTCTTTGTCCGTCTTCAGGAAAAAGGCATCCGCCTAGAAGTGACCGAACGCTTCAAGGATCGGTTGATTGATGAAGGCTACAACCCCAGCTATGGTGCTCGCCCCTTGCGTCGGGCTATCATGCGGCTTCTAGAAGACAGCTTGGCGGAAGAAATTCTGTCGGGTCGAGTCAAGGAAGGCGACACGGCGGTTGTGGATGTGGATGACGATGGGCAGGTGCGCGTCTCATCTTCAGAACAGCAGCGTGAGCTATTGCCTCAATCGGCTGATTAAAACCTAGCTTGTGTAGTTAAGGTCGGATAACCGGCTCAGACTGCCAGCTTAGAATCCCAACGGGGATCATAGTTTAAGAACGGTAGAGTATGGATAGCTCTACCGTTCTTTTTTATGGCTAGACGTGATCAACGCCAAGCGCTATCCGAGGAAACCTATCCCTGGATTGTGACCTGGGAGATGGCCTACGCCTATCTGCATCAGGGCGCAACGTTGCTAGACGCCAGGGGCAAAACCTGGACACCCCGTTTTTCCAAAGTTCGACGCATTCAGTGGCAGTGGTTTACTCCCCATGAACCCACTCAGCGGGGTTGCTTACTCAACCAAGATGTTCAGCTAAGCAACCTCATCCACCGCTTAGGGATTACCGATGCGCCAGTCCTTGTTGTAGGTGATGCCCACCATGGCTGGGGGCAAGAGGGACGGATTGTTTGGATGCTGCGATCGCTTGGCCATCCTGCCGCTTGCTGGGTGGATGGGGGCTGGGCCGCGCTGCCATCACAACCAATTCCCCAAACACCACCGTCCTGCAGGCCAACGTTGTCGATCGAGCGGGTTCCCACTTGGACGATCGATCGAGAAACTCTGCGCCATCT
Encoded here:
- a CDS encoding rhodanese-like domain-containing protein, which encodes MARRDQRQALSEETYPWIVTWEMAYAYLHQGATLLDARGKTWTPRFSKVRRIQWQWFTPHEPTQRGCLLNQDVQLSNLIHRLGITDAPVLVVGDAHHGWGQEGRIVWMLRSLGHPAACWVDGGWAALPSQPIPQTPPSCRPTLSIERVPTWTIDRETLRHLITQPGGDRPWVVLDVRTLAEYQGALLHGECRGGHLPGALHLDSRDCLTPQGYLRSAAEIGNRLAQHGITRQHRIITYCTGGIRSAWMTTVLVQLGYVAQNYAGSMWEWSAGAAQDYPLVCPK